Proteins from a genomic interval of Desulfitibacter alkalitolerans DSM 16504:
- a CDS encoding XTP/dITP diphosphatase has product MSNHKKIVLATQNQGKIKEFAAMLKKDSLDVDVISLLDIPDAPEIIEDGSTFRENSYIKAKAVCSKTNLITLADDSGLEVDYLDGAPGIHSARFAGEPRDDKKNNEKLLALLKDIPYEKRTARFRCAICIMTPAGNYFETHGTCEGIIVDEPKGEYGFGFDPIFYLPQYKKTLAQLDPDIKNTISHRSEAFRKAVKILADILNK; this is encoded by the coding sequence ATGTCAAATCATAAAAAAATAGTACTTGCTACCCAAAATCAAGGTAAAATAAAAGAGTTTGCTGCAATGCTTAAAAAAGACTCTCTTGATGTTGATGTCATATCACTGTTGGATATTCCTGATGCTCCTGAAATTATTGAGGATGGAAGCACATTTAGAGAGAATTCTTATATAAAGGCAAAGGCTGTGTGTTCAAAAACCAATCTTATTACCCTGGCAGATGATTCTGGCCTTGAGGTAGATTATCTGGATGGAGCTCCAGGAATTCATTCGGCAAGATTTGCAGGTGAGCCAAGGGATGATAAAAAAAACAATGAAAAGCTTCTAGCATTATTAAAAGATATTCCCTATGAAAAAAGAACTGCACGTTTTAGATGTGCAATTTGTATCATGACTCCAGCCGGAAACTATTTTGAAACTCATGGAACTTGTGAAGGTATTATCGTTGATGAGCCTAAAGGTGAATATGGTTTTGGCTTTGACCCTATTTTTTATCTTCCCCAGTACAAAAAAACACTAGCCCAACTGGACCCAGACATTAAAAACACAATTAGTCACAGGTCGGAAGCTTTTAGAAAGGCTGTAAAAATACTTGCAGATATTTTGAATAAATAA
- the rph gene encoding ribonuclease PH, with amino-acid sequence MPRDDGRAADQLRKVKITRNYNKFAEGSVLMEMGDTKVICTVTVEDKVPPFLKGENKGWISAEYSMLPRATSVRTIREAARGKIGGRTMEIQRLIGRAMRSIVDLSGLGERTLWLDCDVIQADGGTRTASITGSYVALIDALYSLVEKGDLKKIPVIDYLAAISVGKVNDEILLDLNFQEDSNAQVDMNIVMTGDGRIVEIQGTAEEYPFTKQEMDSLLKIAEKGIQDLVVIQKDVLGPIAEQVGIWSQNNKDETHVKS; translated from the coding sequence ATGCCAAGAGATGATGGAAGAGCTGCAGATCAACTTCGCAAGGTAAAAATTACCAGAAATTACAACAAATTTGCTGAGGGCTCAGTACTAATGGAAATGGGAGATACAAAGGTAATATGTACGGTAACAGTTGAAGATAAAGTTCCCCCTTTTCTAAAGGGTGAAAATAAGGGCTGGATTTCAGCCGAGTACTCAATGCTTCCAAGGGCAACATCAGTCAGGACAATAAGAGAGGCTGCCAGGGGTAAAATTGGGGGTAGAACAATGGAAATTCAAAGGCTTATAGGCAGGGCTATGCGATCTATTGTAGACTTAAGTGGACTTGGAGAAAGAACCCTATGGCTTGATTGTGATGTAATACAAGCTGATGGTGGAACACGTACTGCAAGCATTACTGGCAGTTATGTTGCCTTAATAGATGCATTGTATAGTCTGGTTGAGAAGGGTGACCTGAAAAAAATTCCTGTTATAGATTACCTTGCTGCAATTAGTGTTGGCAAGGTCAATGATGAAATTTTGCTTGATTTAAACTTTCAGGAGGATTCTAATGCCCAGGTGGATATGAATATTGTTATGACTGGGGATGGAAGAATAGTTGAAATTCAAGGAACTGCCGAAGAGTATCCCTTCACAAAACAGGAAATGGATAGTTTATTAAAAATAGCGGAAAAGGGAATCCAGGATCTTGTAGTCATACAAAAAGATGTTCTGGGACCAATAGCAGAGCAAGTAGGTATATGGAGCCAAAATAACAAGGATGAGACACATGTCAAATCATAA
- a CDS encoding MBL fold metallo-hydrolase, translating into MRCIVLGKWSPYPKGNEACSGYLIENNGTRIALDFGNGIFSKLEQYGSFWNLNAIICTHLHADHSGDLPLARNAVKSGILYNKIKAKMPVYLPGEPALQYSIIDTYQDGLQFNIIEDLSEENLYKTAQVGSLKLKFFKVEHTMLAYGVEIAAQGKRVVYTGDTEYFPSLIDYAMDADLFICEATVLEKNKGYAVGRHLTAKQAGEIARRAKVKQFLPSHFFPEYGLDYIKKEIEEGYGSGVAMAEEGMIIEI; encoded by the coding sequence ATGAGATGTATTGTTTTAGGAAAATGGTCTCCCTACCCTAAAGGAAATGAGGCCTGCAGCGGATATTTAATCGAAAATAATGGTACAAGAATTGCTTTGGATTTTGGCAATGGCATCTTCAGTAAGCTGGAACAATACGGATCCTTTTGGAACCTTAATGCAATTATTTGTACCCATCTCCATGCTGACCATAGTGGAGATTTACCCCTTGCAAGAAATGCTGTAAAGTCTGGTATTTTATATAACAAAATCAAAGCAAAAATGCCAGTTTACCTGCCGGGGGAACCGGCATTACAGTATTCTATAATTGATACATACCAGGATGGTCTGCAATTTAATATTATAGAAGATTTGTCAGAAGAAAATCTATACAAGACAGCCCAGGTAGGCTCATTGAAACTAAAATTCTTCAAAGTTGAGCATACTATGCTTGCTTATGGTGTTGAAATTGCAGCTCAAGGGAAAAGGGTTGTATATACAGGGGACACTGAATATTTTCCAAGCTTGATAGATTATGCCATGGATGCAGATTTATTCATTTGTGAAGCCACTGTATTGGAAAAAAATAAGGGTTATGCCGTTGGCAGACACTTAACTGCAAAGCAAGCAGGAGAAATAGCCCGGAGAGCAAAGGTGAAGCAATTCCTGCCGAGTCATTTCTTTCCAGAATATGGTCTTGATTATATAAAAAAAGAGATAGAGGAAGGCTATGGTAGTGGAGTTGCCATGGCAGAAGAAGGAATGATAATTGAAATTTAG
- a CDS encoding glycerate kinase, translating into MKFVVAPDSFKGSISAIEAASAMEEGIKRVFADSEVIKIPLADGGEGTVEALVTATGGKIIHVTVLDPLGREMESFFGILGNGKTAVIEMAAASGLPLLKPEERNPYITTTYGTGQLIKAALDYGCDEIVIGIGGSATNDGGAGMVQALGVSLLDNCGRELPFGGRALKDLHTINLANMDPRLNKTKITAACDVDNPLCGERGASAVYGPQKGASPEMVKELDAALANLADKVKEQMGVDVLHVPGAGAAGGLGAGILAFLKGNLKPGIKLVLDAVDFDEKVKDADLVLTGEGRIDEQTAYGKAPMGVAQVAQKYGVPVLAFGGILGDNYEKVYEKGIDFVSANVQSIISLDEAINSGYSLLVSNTERAMRAVKIGIQIGEIPR; encoded by the coding sequence ATGAAATTTGTTGTTGCCCCAGATTCTTTTAAAGGAAGTATCTCAGCAATTGAAGCTGCTTCTGCCATGGAGGAGGGGATTAAAAGGGTTTTTGCTGATAGTGAGGTTATTAAGATACCCCTTGCTGACGGCGGTGAAGGTACTGTGGAGGCTTTGGTAACAGCCACTGGTGGTAAGATTATTCATGTAACGGTACTTGACCCTTTAGGCAGAGAAATGGAAAGCTTTTTTGGTATTCTTGGCAACGGTAAAACTGCAGTAATTGAGATGGCTGCAGCTTCGGGACTTCCTCTTTTAAAACCGGAGGAAAGAAACCCATACATAACTACAACATATGGAACTGGACAGCTCATTAAAGCTGCTTTAGATTATGGATGTGATGAGATAGTTATAGGTATAGGTGGAAGTGCAACCAATGACGGTGGTGCAGGGATGGTCCAGGCTTTAGGTGTATCACTGCTGGACAACTGTGGACGTGAGCTTCCCTTTGGTGGAAGAGCTTTAAAGGACTTACATACTATTAATTTGGCTAACATGGATCCCCGATTAAATAAGACAAAAATCACTGCTGCCTGTGATGTCGACAATCCCCTATGTGGTGAAAGGGGAGCAAGTGCAGTCTATGGACCACAAAAGGGAGCTTCTCCTGAAATGGTTAAAGAATTAGATGCTGCTCTTGCTAACCTTGCTGATAAAGTAAAGGAACAAATGGGAGTTGATGTTCTTCATGTTCCTGGGGCTGGAGCTGCAGGAGGCCTGGGAGCAGGTATACTAGCCTTTCTAAAAGGCAATCTTAAGCCAGGAATTAAACTGGTCCTTGATGCTGTTGATTTTGATGAAAAGGTAAAGGATGCTGATTTAGTTTTGACTGGTGAAGGCAGAATAGATGAACAGACTGCTTATGGAAAAGCTCCCATGGGAGTGGCTCAGGTAGCACAAAAATATGGGGTTCCTGTTTTAGCCTTTGGTGGGATACTAGGGGATAATTATGAAAAAGTCTATGAAAAGGGAATAGATTTTGTAAGTGCCAATGTTCAGAGCATTATTTCTTTAGATGAAGCAATAAATAGCGGTTATTCCCTATTAGTTTCAAATACTGAAAGGGCAATGAGGGCAGTTAAAATAGGGATACAGATTGGGGAGATTCCCCGGTAG
- a CDS encoding acyl-CoA dehydratase activase — MLFCGIDLGSRNVKVAIMEHNKIIKTAAFDTINFYRNHAVKRNQQLYIDFSSLDIPNCDRVVSTGYGKLTVKLAGADAIAEIKAHYLGAVHQCGLDDFTLLDLGGQDSKIIKIAGGKMVDFVTNDKCAASSGRYLENMAGVLGINLEQLSKYYENPVELSSTCAVFGESELIGKIVEGYSMEELAAGVNYTIFKRIQPLLHKIGYNPLVFVGGVAKNTALTEILKKELGASVIIPLLPQYNGAIGCCVYAFNIQQSH, encoded by the coding sequence ATGTTATTTTGTGGAATAGACTTGGGAAGCAGAAATGTAAAAGTTGCTATAATGGAGCATAATAAAATAATAAAAACAGCAGCCTTTGATACAATCAATTTTTATAGAAACCATGCGGTGAAACGAAACCAGCAGTTATATATTGATTTTTCTTCATTGGATATTCCAAATTGTGATAGAGTTGTGTCTACGGGCTATGGAAAGCTTACAGTCAAGCTGGCCGGAGCGGATGCTATTGCCGAGATAAAAGCCCACTATCTTGGGGCCGTACATCAATGTGGACTTGATGACTTTACTCTCCTGGATTTAGGTGGTCAGGATAGCAAGATCATTAAGATAGCTGGAGGTAAAATGGTTGATTTTGTTACTAATGATAAATGTGCGGCCAGCTCAGGACGCTATTTAGAAAATATGGCAGGTGTTTTGGGAATTAATTTAGAACAATTAAGCAAATACTATGAAAATCCTGTAGAGCTTAGTTCCACCTGTGCCGTTTTTGGGGAATCAGAATTAATAGGAAAAATTGTTGAAGGATATTCCATGGAGGAATTAGCTGCAGGTGTTAACTATACTATTTTTAAAAGAATACAGCCCCTGCTCCATAAAATTGGATATAACCCATTGGTCTTTGTAGGCGGGGTGGCAAAAAATACTGCCTTGACAGAAATATTAAAAAAAGAATTAGGTGCCTCAGTAATAATCCCCCTGCTGCCCCAATATAATGGAGCAATTGGATGCTGTGTATATGCTTTCAATATTCAACAGTCACATTGA
- a CDS encoding 2-hydroxyacyl-CoA dehydratase family protein produces the protein MRKIGITTTVPSEIIFAAGAVPLDLNNIFITDPSPNHYVEIAELAGYPRNLCGWIKGIYGVAVENKIHEIVAATQGDCSNTHALMETLHLKGVQIIPFAFPYDRDRDMLMLQLNKFMNYMGVGWLEVDAWREKLQRIRRLVWELDRLTWESNQVTGFENHLWQVSCSDFNGDPEAFYHELKGFLKEVKMRKPLKEQVRLGFMGVPPIFTDLYQYIEKIGARVVFNEIQRQFTMPFEVRELVDQYLLYTYPYHAFARLEDLQIEIKKRQLDGIIHYTQSFCFRQIEDLIYREKINVPILTLEGDRPGLLDARSRMRIDAFVEMLR, from the coding sequence ATGAGAAAAATTGGTATAACAACAACAGTTCCGTCAGAAATCATTTTTGCAGCAGGAGCTGTTCCACTGGATCTGAATAATATTTTCATTACGGATCCATCACCCAACCATTATGTAGAAATTGCAGAGCTTGCTGGGTATCCTCGTAACCTGTGCGGGTGGATCAAGGGTATCTATGGAGTTGCAGTTGAAAACAAAATCCATGAGATTGTTGCAGCAACACAGGGTGACTGCAGCAACACCCATGCATTAATGGAAACCCTGCATTTAAAGGGAGTTCAGATTATTCCCTTTGCATTTCCCTATGATAGAGATAGGGACATGCTCATGCTCCAGCTGAATAAATTCATGAATTATATGGGTGTCGGCTGGTTGGAAGTGGATGCCTGGAGAGAAAAGCTCCAAAGAATAAGACGTCTGGTTTGGGAATTGGATAGATTGACATGGGAGTCAAATCAGGTGACTGGCTTTGAAAATCACCTCTGGCAGGTAAGCTGCAGTGACTTTAATGGCGATCCAGAGGCTTTTTACCATGAACTTAAGGGGTTTTTAAAAGAGGTAAAAATGCGCAAACCTTTAAAAGAACAGGTACGTCTTGGTTTTATGGGTGTTCCTCCCATATTTACCGATTTGTATCAATATATTGAAAAAATAGGGGCCAGGGTGGTTTTTAATGAGATTCAGAGGCAATTTACAATGCCCTTTGAAGTGAGAGAACTGGTGGATCAATATTTGCTTTACACATATCCGTATCACGCCTTTGCCAGGTTAGAAGACCTGCAGATAGAGATAAAAAAGAGGCAGCTGGATGGAATTATACATTATACCCAGAGTTTTTGCTTCAGACAAATAGAGGATTTAATTTATCGAGAAAAGATTAACGTTCCAATCTTGACATTAGAGGGGGACAGGCCCGGATTACTTGATGCGAGAAGCAGAATGAGGATAGATGCATTTGTTGAAATGTTGAGGTGA
- the murI gene encoding glutamate racemase, with the protein MLNSKPIGIFDSGLGGLSVVEKIFVKIPQAKIVYLGDTARVPYGGRTAEELRSFADDITHFLLSKDCGIIVDACNSTSAVALDFLQQKYSNPIIGVIEPGVRAALDTTRNGCIGVIATEATVKSGAHKKAAQELDPGITMISLACPDFVPLVETGEVTGERTFNIVKRTLEPLKGTNIDTLILGCTHYPYLSELIKEVIGEGITLVDPAHETTKETAKYFLQKVPEENSKIKAEDHEFYVTGNPEHFQRLGEVLMGRKLPLVKKVNT; encoded by the coding sequence TTGCTAAACAGTAAGCCCATAGGCATATTTGATTCCGGGTTAGGTGGCTTGTCAGTAGTTGAAAAAATATTTGTCAAAATTCCTCAGGCTAAAATAGTGTATCTTGGAGACACTGCCAGGGTTCCCTATGGAGGTAGAACTGCAGAAGAACTAAGAAGCTTTGCAGATGATATTACCCATTTCTTACTGAGTAAGGATTGTGGAATAATTGTTGATGCATGTAATAGTACCTCTGCAGTAGCCCTGGATTTTCTTCAGCAAAAATATTCAAACCCCATAATTGGTGTAATTGAACCGGGAGTTAGGGCTGCATTAGATACAACCAGAAATGGCTGCATTGGCGTAATTGCTACAGAGGCAACAGTAAAAAGTGGTGCTCATAAAAAAGCAGCTCAGGAACTAGATCCTGGTATAACAATGATTTCTCTGGCATGTCCTGATTTTGTACCCCTGGTAGAGACAGGAGAAGTCACAGGAGAAAGAACCTTTAACATAGTCAAAAGAACCCTTGAGCCTCTTAAAGGCACAAACATTGATACTCTAATATTAGGGTGTACCCATTATCCCTATCTATCAGAGCTAATAAAAGAGGTGATTGGTGAAGGTATAACCCTTGTGGACCCTGCCCACGAAACAACTAAAGAGACGGCAAAATATTTTCTGCAAAAAGTTCCAGAAGAAAATTCAAAAATAAAGGCAGAAGACCACGAATTTTACGTTACTGGTAACCCTGAGCATTTTCAGAGGTTAGGGGAAGTTTTAATGGGAAGAAAGCTGCCGTTGGTTAAGAAGGTGAATACATGA
- a CDS encoding N-acetylmuramoyl-L-alanine amidase, which yields MEKKSLYKYITYLLVVVIFTALIIPANIALASGAEGTITGNLVNVRAGPSTSHAIVDQVPKGSKVAVLEESNGWCRVRLSNGKTGWISKEFIRINTTTSTSTNTASGNIGVSVNGRNVSFDVQPFVNAQNRTMVPIRFIGEELGSQVNWIPAEQKVTLRNQGQEIELWIGRRDAKANGITVTMDTQAELVNGRTMVPLRFISESFGANVEWQTSNRMVVITTAASKQPQGNIAVVTSTTLNVRSGPGTEHSLVGQASFGKEFKIMSSANDSEGKIWHQVTLDNGKPGWIAGWLVILKDNFSQDGDSGWSGDEKQMAIVTGNVVNLRKGPGTSFDILERTVLGDMLEILNETNGWYYVKTTNGIEGWIAGQYVSLQAIRDDRNGQVSRGTGRVVSFSGNDQNPTYPALVGLEYEEQNEAFFVTLKGNRGLFYSTMYLENPYRIVIDVQGVTLDLPTNEMENLVLDNPFIDKIRVGQFSENVGRIVLELKAPIGMTELSRQGENEITFLFQRGSLVGKLIVIDPGHGTINGIGISDPGAIGPTGLAEREVVMDISNRLAAMLTEKGAKVILTRNSPSTTLTLDGRVQLANSVNADLYISVHANASLNRNVNGTSTYYYAPANDPKLGPQRLQRIRLAQLVQQSMVAHGGRQNLGIIQSSFKVIRETNMPSILVETAFISNPTEEKLLADPTFRARIARGIAEGIERYYN from the coding sequence TTGGAGAAAAAATCCTTATATAAGTATATTACATATTTATTAGTAGTGGTTATATTTACAGCTTTAATAATACCGGCAAATATAGCTCTAGCAAGTGGAGCAGAAGGTACCATTACAGGGAATCTGGTAAATGTGCGAGCCGGTCCCAGCACTAGTCATGCCATAGTTGACCAGGTACCCAAGGGCAGCAAGGTTGCTGTTTTAGAAGAAAGTAATGGTTGGTGCAGGGTAAGGCTAAGTAACGGGAAAACCGGTTGGATTTCCAAGGAGTTTATTAGAATAAACACCACCACCAGCACATCTACTAATACAGCTTCAGGCAATATAGGTGTATCTGTAAATGGCAGGAATGTAAGCTTTGATGTACAGCCTTTTGTTAATGCCCAAAATAGAACAATGGTTCCCATTCGCTTTATAGGTGAGGAGCTTGGCTCTCAGGTAAATTGGATACCAGCCGAACAAAAGGTAACCCTAAGGAACCAGGGTCAGGAAATTGAACTTTGGATTGGCAGGAGAGATGCAAAGGCAAATGGCATTACTGTAACAATGGATACACAGGCAGAATTAGTTAATGGAAGAACAATGGTACCCTTGAGGTTTATTAGTGAGTCCTTTGGGGCCAATGTAGAATGGCAGACTTCCAATAGAATGGTGGTAATTACTACAGCAGCCAGCAAGCAGCCCCAGGGCAATATTGCAGTTGTAACAAGCACTACTTTAAATGTACGCTCAGGTCCCGGTACAGAACATTCATTGGTTGGACAAGCCTCCTTTGGCAAGGAGTTTAAAATAATGAGTTCGGCAAATGATAGTGAAGGGAAAATATGGCACCAGGTGACATTAGATAATGGAAAACCGGGTTGGATTGCCGGGTGGTTAGTTATTCTAAAGGATAACTTCTCACAGGATGGGGATTCTGGCTGGAGCGGCGATGAAAAGCAAATGGCCATTGTAACTGGAAATGTTGTAAACCTTCGTAAGGGTCCAGGAACCTCTTTTGATATACTCGAAAGAACAGTCCTTGGAGATATGCTTGAGATCCTTAATGAAACCAATGGTTGGTATTATGTTAAAACCACCAATGGAATTGAAGGGTGGATTGCCGGGCAATATGTATCCCTGCAGGCTATTAGAGATGACAGAAATGGTCAAGTGTCACGGGGAACGGGCAGAGTGGTGTCCTTCAGTGGAAATGACCAAAACCCTACCTATCCGGCATTGGTGGGTTTAGAATATGAAGAACAGAATGAAGCTTTCTTCGTAACATTAAAAGGCAACAGGGGACTGTTTTATAGTACAATGTACCTAGAAAATCCATATAGAATTGTCATTGATGTTCAAGGTGTTACATTGGACCTGCCAACCAATGAAATGGAGAATTTAGTCCTGGACAATCCTTTTATAGATAAAATCAGGGTAGGCCAGTTCTCGGAAAATGTTGGGAGGATAGTGTTAGAGCTAAAAGCACCAATTGGCATGACAGAACTTAGCAGACAGGGTGAAAATGAAATTACCTTCCTGTTTCAAAGGGGTTCACTAGTTGGAAAACTTATTGTAATAGATCCTGGTCATGGTACTATTAATGGTATTGGAATATCTGACCCAGGTGCAATTGGTCCTACAGGTTTAGCTGAAAGAGAAGTAGTAATGGACATCTCCAACAGGTTGGCTGCCATGCTTACAGAAAAGGGAGCAAAGGTAATACTAACTAGAAATAGTCCCAGCACAACCTTAACCCTTGACGGCAGAGTGCAGCTTGCCAACTCAGTCAATGCTGATTTATATATTAGTGTACATGCTAATGCATCACTTAATCGCAATGTTAATGGAACTTCTACTTACTACTATGCTCCTGCAAATGATCCAAAATTAGGGCCTCAGCGTTTACAAAGAATCAGGCTGGCCCAGCTAGTTCAACAGTCCATGGTAGCCCATGGAGGAAGGCAGAATCTGGGTATTATCCAGAGCTCTTTTAAAGTAATAAGAGAAACTAATATGCCTTCCATACTAGTAGAAACTGCCTTTATTTCAAACCCCACAGAGGAAAAACTCCTGGCTGATCCAACCTTCAGAGCTAGAATTGCCAGGGGTATTGCAGAAGGAATAGAAAGATACTACAATTAA
- a CDS encoding GerMN domain-containing protein, giving the protein MLIKSSKQKVFVIVLIVSIMLLISGCGAINTLTSLKEKFRGDGEPTITIDIPQENQFQEVPIASENPVQEPGETIFVQLWFSDSQGQKLIVEEREINKVEGIARATINELIKGPSMDSDLLPTIPVGTVLKDINVKSDGLIIVDFSKELITNHIGGTSAETLTVYSIVNTLTQFPTVDRVQFLVEGQYVETLTGHMDLTQAISSSFEYGP; this is encoded by the coding sequence GTGTTAATTAAATCCAGTAAACAAAAGGTTTTTGTAATTGTTCTTATTGTCTCCATTATGCTTTTAATTAGTGGATGTGGTGCAATAAATACCTTAACTTCATTAAAAGAAAAATTCAGAGGTGATGGAGAGCCAACAATAACAATTGATATTCCACAAGAAAATCAGTTTCAGGAGGTTCCCATTGCTTCAGAAAACCCAGTTCAAGAACCAGGGGAAACCATATTTGTCCAGTTGTGGTTTAGTGATAGTCAGGGTCAAAAACTTATAGTTGAAGAAAGAGAAATTAATAAAGTTGAAGGTATTGCAAGGGCAACCATCAATGAGTTAATTAAAGGCCCCAGCATGGATAGTGATCTTCTGCCAACTATCCCAGTAGGAACAGTATTAAAGGACATTAACGTAAAAAGTGATGGTTTAATTATTGTTGACTTTTCAAAAGAATTGATAACTAACCATATAGGTGGAACAAGTGCTGAAACCTTAACTGTTTATTCCATAGTAAATACCCTTACTCAATTCCCAACAGTTGATAGAGTTCAGTTCTTAGTTGAAGGTCAATATGTTGAAACTTTGACGGGTCATATGGATCTTACCCAGGCCATCTCTTCAAGCTTTGAATATGGGCCATAA
- a CDS encoding LytTR family transcriptional regulator DNA-binding domain-containing protein has protein sequence MKLKALIVDDEYPARMELRYLLEEFSNVEVIGEAANAAEALQLINALDYSIIFLDINMPGASGLELSKQIKDNPKKPEVIFVTAHEEYALEAFGVDAVDYLLKPINPVRLKEALAKTENRIAKNKAAFTQPKMEAAAHLDIIPIESQGKTVLLKHADIIYVNAQNDYCTFKTFDKHYLSRFTLKELETRLNKTLFFRCHRSYLVNIKRVREVTPLYNGTLLLTVDDKEKSEVPVSRSQAKQIRQILGM, from the coding sequence ATGAAATTAAAGGCTCTAATTGTTGACGATGAGTATCCTGCTAGAATGGAATTACGATATTTATTGGAAGAGTTCTCCAATGTTGAAGTCATTGGGGAAGCTGCCAATGCTGCTGAGGCCCTCCAGCTCATAAATGCACTGGACTATTCCATTATTTTTTTAGATATTAATATGCCTGGAGCCAGTGGCCTTGAGTTGAGTAAACAGATAAAAGATAACCCCAAAAAGCCTGAAGTTATTTTCGTAACAGCTCACGAAGAATACGCACTAGAAGCTTTTGGGGTAGATGCTGTTGATTATTTGCTTAAGCCAATCAATCCTGTAAGACTGAAAGAGGCTTTAGCCAAGACTGAGAACAGAATTGCCAAAAATAAAGCTGCTTTTACACAGCCTAAAATGGAAGCTGCTGCTCATCTTGACATTATTCCCATTGAAAGCCAGGGTAAAACAGTTCTTTTAAAGCATGCTGATATTATCTACGTAAATGCCCAGAATGACTACTGCACCTTTAAAACCTTTGATAAACATTATCTATCTAGATTCACCCTAAAAGAACTGGAAACAAGACTCAATAAAACTCTTTTCTTTCGCTGTCACCGTTCTTACCTTGTGAACATCAAGAGAGTTCGTGAAGTAACTCCCTTATATAATGGGACACTTTTACTAACTGTAGATGATAAGGAAAAAAGTGAAGTACCAGTTAGCAGATCCCAGGCCAAGCAAATAAGACAAATATTAGGAATGTAA
- a CDS encoding bifunctional enoyl-CoA hydratase/phosphate acetyltransferase — translation MYHNFREILDTAKSRGNYVISVAVAQDKDVLEAVRAAREAGLVSAILVGNAKLIGPILKTVGLSDGYKIIDEPDEEKAALKAVSLVKNGQAQILMKGLINSSTFLKAVLHREEGLRTGRLLSHLGVFEIPSWDRLLYLSDGGINIAPNINEKKDILVNALLALNFMGLEKPNVAILTANEQVNSKMPATVDARELAEMGRLGELPNGIVEGPIALDVAVNPDAAKHKGIKSQITGKTDLFLVSNIETGNALGKALIYFAGAKMAGIVLGATNPIVLTSRAESSEGKLNSIALACLAYAKPLHS, via the coding sequence TTGTACCATAATTTTAGAGAAATCCTTGATACAGCTAAAAGCAGGGGTAATTATGTAATTAGCGTTGCTGTGGCCCAGGACAAGGATGTACTTGAAGCTGTAAGAGCTGCTAGAGAAGCAGGCTTAGTTTCCGCCATCCTTGTTGGGAATGCAAAGCTAATAGGGCCCATTTTAAAAACCGTTGGATTGAGTGACGGCTATAAGATTATAGATGAACCTGATGAAGAAAAAGCTGCTTTAAAAGCTGTTTCCCTGGTGAAAAATGGTCAAGCCCAGATACTTATGAAGGGGCTTATAAACAGCAGCACCTTCTTAAAAGCCGTCCTGCATAGGGAGGAGGGCTTAAGAACAGGACGTTTATTAAGTCATTTAGGGGTTTTTGAAATTCCATCATGGGATAGATTATTATATCTTTCAGATGGAGGAATAAATATAGCCCCAAATATAAATGAAAAAAAAGACATTCTAGTCAATGCCCTTTTAGCATTAAATTTTATGGGACTTGAGAAACCCAATGTGGCAATTCTCACAGCTAACGAACAGGTCAACTCAAAAATGCCGGCAACTGTTGATGCCAGGGAGTTGGCAGAAATGGGCAGGCTGGGTGAGCTTCCAAACGGCATAGTAGAAGGACCCATTGCCCTTGATGTAGCTGTAAACCCAGATGCTGCCAAACACAAGGGAATCAAGAGTCAAATTACAGGTAAAACAGACCTGTTCCTGGTTTCAAACATAGAAACTGGCAATGCCCTCGGCAAGGCCCTAATTTATTTTGCTGGAGCAAAAATGGCTGGTATTGTACTGGGTGCAACTAACCCCATAGTCTTGACTTCAAGGGCCGAGAGTTCAGAAGGCAAGCTTAACTCCATAGCCCTGGCCTGTCTTGCCTATGCAAAACCATTACATTCCTAA